From one Actinomycetota bacterium genomic stretch:
- a CDS encoding pentapeptide repeat-containing protein: MTSAVLLGVAAVTVAAVSQADAATACRVVANPTPARHTTCRNADLRRINLAGRDLRHADFTGSSMQHANLAGATLTDARLPLANLTRANLSGVRAAGARMTAAGLTSANLTGADLSGARLNGTIKFTNANLTNADLTGANLGSALLLGVTVAGADFTGARLTNVGSSGLVGQPIAVPAGWRVVQGQLAGPTANLWGASFTDADLSGIDLSGANLIYASIGGNSTLRGTPMTGAVMDGMSWSWNFSANGGNGGPDGGTVICPNGSVATPGYASGLPGAPSVGC; this comes from the coding sequence GTGACATCCGCCGTCCTCCTGGGGGTGGCCGCAGTGACCGTGGCCGCCGTGTCGCAGGCGGACGCCGCCACGGCCTGCCGCGTGGTGGCCAACCCGACGCCCGCGCGTCACACCACGTGCCGCAACGCCGACCTGCGGCGCATCAACCTGGCGGGGCGCGACCTGCGCCACGCCGACTTCACCGGGTCATCCATGCAGCACGCCAACCTGGCAGGGGCCACCCTCACCGATGCGCGCCTGCCCTTGGCCAACCTGACCCGCGCGAACCTCTCCGGAGTCCGGGCCGCCGGCGCGCGCATGACCGCCGCGGGCCTCACGAGTGCCAACCTCACCGGTGCCGACCTGAGCGGCGCCCGGCTGAACGGCACCATCAAGTTCACCAATGCCAATCTCACCAATGCCGACCTCACGGGAGCCAACCTGGGCAGTGCGCTGCTGCTGGGCGTCACCGTGGCGGGTGCCGACTTCACCGGCGCGCGGCTCACGAACGTGGGCAGCAGCGGCCTGGTGGGGCAGCCCATCGCGGTGCCCGCCGGATGGCGCGTGGTGCAGGGGCAGCTCGCCGGGCCCACCGCCAACCTGTGGGGCGCGTCGTTCACCGATGCCGACCTGTCCGGCATCGACCTGTCGGGGGCGAACCTCATCTACGCGTCAATCGGCGGTAATTCGACCTTGCGGGGGACCCCAATGACCGGCGCCGTCATGGATGGCATGTCGTGGAGCTGGAACTTCTCGGCCAACGGCGGGAACGGCGGCCCGGACGGCGGCACGGTCATCTGCCCCAACGGCTCGGTGGCCACCCCCGGCTACGCGAGCGGACTCCCGGGAGCGCCCAGCGTTGGCTGCTGA
- a CDS encoding multicopper oxidase family protein, protein MGATAAVVSAGMADPPPCEACEGFVTGEPLRDPPTMTAQGGALDVVMTPRTRTVDIGGRSVSSQTYASKFAAPTWVVNPGDDLNVLLRNRLPAGYLPDVQDLNRFLQPKGAITNLHVHGLHVSPDSPQDNVFLTIRPGQDYQYRYRLPANHPSGVFWYHPHHHRYVDMQTFAGQAGTIIVRGGLDDLPGVGNLRDRVMVFQNTEVRGSSTAGSQSRPPKDRVIIINGQLQPRIDIRPGESQRWRLVNASTERFLKMRPVGGEYFLLARDGVTLRTPQRLSEVFLAPGQRFEVLVRAGTARGDFKLVQEYFQQRPTPFGIQPEVQVATVRVDGAAQARQPVPAVLGPVDDLRGARVDIAARRRVVFTQNPAKAQFFVNGKLFAHDKGGTPVPMFSPRLNTVEEWLLVNDSPEWHNFHIHVDPYQVVARNGRPVTGQPEWADSLAMPPRSRITIRQRFADFTGRFVLHCHVLVHEDNGMMAEVRVVN, encoded by the coding sequence GTGGGTGCCACGGCGGCCGTGGTGTCGGCGGGCATGGCCGACCCGCCACCGTGCGAGGCCTGCGAGGGCTTCGTCACGGGCGAGCCGCTGCGCGATCCGCCCACCATGACCGCGCAGGGCGGTGCACTTGACGTGGTGATGACCCCCCGCACCCGCACGGTGGACATCGGCGGACGGTCGGTATCGAGCCAGACCTACGCGTCGAAGTTCGCCGCGCCCACGTGGGTGGTGAACCCCGGTGACGACCTCAACGTGCTGCTGCGCAACCGCCTGCCCGCCGGCTACCTGCCCGACGTCCAGGACCTCAACAGGTTCCTGCAGCCCAAGGGCGCCATCACCAACCTTCATGTGCACGGCCTGCACGTGTCGCCGGACTCCCCCCAGGACAACGTGTTCCTGACCATCCGGCCCGGCCAGGACTACCAGTACCGCTACCGCCTGCCCGCCAACCACCCGTCGGGCGTGTTCTGGTACCACCCGCACCACCACCGGTACGTGGACATGCAGACCTTCGCCGGCCAGGCCGGCACCATCATCGTGCGCGGCGGCCTGGACGACCTGCCGGGAGTCGGCAACCTGCGCGACCGCGTGATGGTGTTCCAGAACACCGAGGTGCGGGGATCCTCCACGGCGGGCAGCCAGTCGCGCCCGCCCAAGGACCGCGTCATCATCATCAACGGCCAGCTGCAGCCCCGCATCGACATCCGCCCCGGCGAATCGCAGCGCTGGCGCCTGGTGAACGCGTCCACCGAGCGCTTCCTCAAGATGCGTCCAGTGGGCGGTGAGTACTTCCTGCTGGCCCGCGACGGCGTGACGCTGCGCACCCCGCAGCGGCTGTCCGAGGTCTTCCTGGCCCCCGGCCAGCGGTTCGAGGTGCTGGTGCGCGCCGGTACGGCCCGCGGGGACTTCAAACTGGTGCAGGAGTACTTCCAGCAGCGCCCGACGCCGTTCGGCATCCAGCCCGAGGTCCAGGTGGCCACGGTGCGCGTGGACGGTGCCGCCCAGGCGCGCCAGCCCGTGCCGGCGGTCCTCGGGCCGGTGGACGACCTGCGCGGCGCCCGGGTGGACATCGCGGCCCGTCGCCGGGTGGTGTTCACGCAGAACCCGGCCAAGGCCCAGTTCTTCGTGAACGGCAAGCTCTTCGCCCATGACAAGGGCGGCACGCCCGTGCCGATGTTCAGCCCCAGGCTCAACACGGTGGAGGAGTGGCTGCTGGTCAACGACTCCCCGGAGTGGCACAACTTCCACATCCACGTTGATCCGTACCAGGTGGTGGCGCGTAACGGCCGCCCTGTCACCGGGCAGCCGGAGTGGGCCGATTCCCTCGCCATGCCGCCGAGGAGCCGCATCACCATCCGCCAGCGATTCGCGGACTTCACCGGCAGGTTCGTGCTCCACTGCCACGTGCTGGTGCACGAGGACAACGGCATGATGGCCGAGGTGCGGGTGGTGAACTAG